A region from the Pseudonocardia petroleophila genome encodes:
- a CDS encoding YlxR family protein — MDGVLTPDPRRRFPGRGAWLHPDPECLHRAERRSAFPRALRVPGKLDTAEVRAHLHRAREGTSGVRDTPGSVIEESKVDPS, encoded by the coding sequence GTGGACGGGGTCCTCACCCCGGACCCACGTCGACGGTTCCCCGGCCGAGGTGCCTGGCTGCACCCCGACCCGGAGTGCCTCCACCGCGCCGAGCGGCGCTCGGCGTTCCCGCGGGCGCTGCGCGTCCCGGGGAAGCTGGACACCGCCGAGGTCCGGGCGCATCTCCACCGCGCCCGGGAAGGAACGTCTGGGGTCCGGGACACACCCGGATCCGTCATCGAGGAGAGCAAGGTCGACCCGTCATGA